A genomic region of Bradyrhizobium sp. ORS 278 contains the following coding sequences:
- the eda gene encoding bifunctional 4-hydroxy-2-oxoglutarate aldolase/2-dehydro-3-deoxy-phosphogluconate aldolase: MMSNPDNRAKLDAVFALAPVIPVITIEDAAQAVPLARALVAGGLRVIEITLRTQAGFDAARAIIGEVPEAKVGIGTVLTPADYERAAKLGAAFAISPGMSIELLDAASSGDLPFAPGIQTPSDLIACVTRGYELVKFFPAVPAGGLAALDALAGPFPSVRFCPTGGINAANAAQWLAHKKVVAIGGSWVAPAADIKAGAWVAIQQRAREATALR; the protein is encoded by the coding sequence TTTGCGCTCGCGCCGGTGATCCCGGTGATCACGATCGAGGACGCGGCCCAGGCCGTGCCGCTCGCGCGCGCGCTCGTCGCGGGTGGACTTCGGGTCATCGAGATCACCTTGCGGACTCAGGCGGGCTTCGATGCCGCGCGCGCGATCATCGGCGAGGTGCCGGAGGCCAAGGTCGGCATCGGCACGGTGCTGACTCCGGCAGACTACGAGCGCGCGGCGAAGCTCGGCGCGGCCTTCGCGATCAGTCCGGGGATGTCGATCGAGCTGCTCGACGCCGCCAGCTCAGGCGATCTGCCGTTTGCGCCGGGCATCCAGACGCCGTCCGATCTGATCGCCTGCGTGACGCGCGGCTATGAGCTCGTGAAGTTCTTCCCTGCTGTCCCAGCCGGCGGCCTCGCCGCGCTCGATGCATTGGCCGGACCCTTCCCGAGCGTCCGCTTCTGTCCGACCGGTGGCATCAATGCCGCCAACGCCGCACAGTGGCTCGCGCACAAGAAGGTCGTTGCGATCGGCGGCTCCTGGGTCGCACCGGCGGCCGACATCAAGGCCGGCGCCTGGGTCGCGATCCAGCAGCGCGCCCGCGAGGCAACGGCATTGCGCTGA
- the ytfQ gene encoding galactofuranose ABC transporter, galactofuranose-binding protein YtfQ, with the protein MTLKALFAASATAALLLATSASAAELTVGFSQIGSESGWRAAETSVSKSEATKRKINLKIADAQQKQENQIKAIRSFIAQGVDAIFLAPVVASGWDAVLKEAKEAKIPVVLLDRDIDPSGKDLYLTAVTSDSVHEGEVAGEWLAKTVGGKECHVVELQGTVGASVATNRKKGFDAVIAKNANLKVVRSQTGDFTRAKGKEVMESFIKAENGGKSICAVYAHNDDMMVGAIQAMKEAGLKPGKDILTVSIDAVPDIFKAIAAGEANATVELTPNMAGPAFDAIVAFKEKGTVPPKWIQTESKLYTSADEPMKVYDSKKGLGY; encoded by the coding sequence ATGACCCTGAAAGCCCTCTTTGCGGCCTCGGCAACGGCCGCCTTGCTGCTTGCGACCTCCGCCAGCGCCGCTGAGCTGACCGTCGGCTTTTCGCAGATCGGCTCCGAATCCGGCTGGCGCGCCGCCGAGACCTCGGTGTCGAAGTCGGAAGCCACCAAGCGCAAGATCAATCTGAAGATCGCCGACGCCCAGCAGAAGCAGGAAAACCAGATCAAGGCGATCCGCTCCTTCATCGCTCAGGGCGTGGACGCGATCTTCCTGGCGCCGGTCGTGGCCTCGGGCTGGGACGCCGTGCTGAAGGAAGCCAAGGAAGCCAAGATCCCGGTCGTGCTGCTCGACCGCGACATCGATCCCTCCGGCAAGGACCTGTATCTGACCGCCGTCACCTCGGACAGCGTCCATGAGGGCGAGGTCGCCGGCGAGTGGCTCGCCAAGACCGTCGGCGGCAAGGAGTGCCACGTCGTCGAGCTGCAGGGCACGGTGGGCGCCAGCGTCGCCACCAACCGCAAGAAGGGTTTTGACGCCGTCATCGCCAAGAACGCCAACCTGAAGGTCGTGCGCAGCCAGACCGGCGACTTCACCCGTGCCAAGGGCAAGGAAGTGATGGAAAGCTTCATCAAGGCGGAGAACGGCGGCAAGTCGATCTGCGCCGTCTACGCCCACAACGACGACATGATGGTCGGCGCGATCCAGGCGATGAAGGAAGCCGGCCTGAAGCCGGGCAAGGACATCCTGACCGTCTCGATCGACGCGGTGCCGGACATCTTCAAGGCGATCGCGGCCGGAGAGGCCAACGCGACAGTCGAGCTGACGCCGAACATGGCCGGCCCGGCCTTCGATGCGATCGTCGCCTTCAAGGAGAAGGGCACGGTTCCGCCGAAGTGGATCCAGACCGAGTCGAAGCTCTACACCTCGGCCGACGAGCCGATGAAGGTCTACGACAGCAAGAAGGGCCTGGGCTACTGA
- a CDS encoding sugar ABC transporter ATP-binding protein, with protein MSDPSAPPATRPALLEIRGLSKSFGALKALDGVDFTLGEGEIHALLGENGAGKSTLIKVVTGVFARDAGTVRLAGREIAPRSAKDAVDAGIATVYQEVNLLPNLSVAQNLYLGRQPTRFGVVREGEMKRRARAMLLDYGLDIDVGAPLSSYSVAVQHITAIARAVDLSARVLILDEPTASLDRHEVEILFSVMRKLADRGIGIIFVSHFLDQVYEICDRVTVLRNGRLIGSRDITDLPRLDLIRMMLGRELAETTHERAASQPDTAREICVSFKGFGKQGYVAPFDLELRRGEVVGLAGLLGSGRTETARLVFGAERADSGEATIDGKTIKLNSPRDGAGLGFGYCPEERKTEGIVADLTVRENIVLALQARRGLHRPLSRREQDEIAMRYIRMLDIRPPDPERPIGLLSGGNQQKALLARWLATSPKLLVLDEPTRGIDVGAHAEIIRLVRELCEQGLALLVISSELDEIVTYSNRVVVLRDRAHVEELKGDAVEVSSILAAIAADTAPAQEAAS; from the coding sequence ATGTCTGATCCCTCAGCTCCGCCGGCGACGCGCCCAGCCCTGCTGGAGATCCGCGGCCTGTCCAAGAGCTTCGGCGCGCTGAAAGCGCTCGATGGCGTCGATTTCACCCTCGGCGAAGGCGAGATCCACGCGCTGCTCGGCGAGAACGGTGCCGGCAAATCGACCCTGATCAAGGTGGTCACCGGCGTGTTCGCGCGCGATGCCGGCACGGTCCGGCTCGCCGGGCGCGAGATCGCGCCGCGCTCGGCCAAGGACGCCGTCGATGCCGGCATCGCCACCGTCTACCAGGAAGTGAACCTGCTGCCGAACCTGTCGGTGGCGCAGAATCTCTATCTGGGTCGCCAGCCGACGCGCTTTGGCGTCGTACGCGAAGGCGAGATGAAGCGGCGCGCGCGTGCGATGCTACTGGATTATGGCCTCGACATCGATGTCGGTGCGCCGCTGTCGAGCTACTCGGTCGCGGTCCAGCACATCACGGCTATCGCGCGCGCGGTCGATCTCTCCGCGCGGGTGCTCATTCTCGACGAGCCGACCGCGAGCCTCGATCGCCACGAGGTCGAAATCCTCTTCAGCGTGATGCGCAAGCTGGCAGATCGCGGCATCGGCATCATCTTCGTGAGCCATTTCCTCGATCAGGTCTATGAAATCTGCGACCGCGTCACCGTGCTTCGCAACGGCCGCCTGATCGGCTCGCGCGACATCACCGACCTGCCGCGGCTCGATCTGATCCGCATGATGCTGGGACGTGAGCTTGCCGAGACCACGCATGAGCGTGCCGCGAGCCAGCCCGACACGGCGCGCGAGATCTGTGTGAGCTTCAAGGGATTCGGCAAACAGGGCTATGTCGCCCCGTTCGACCTCGAACTGCGCCGCGGCGAGGTCGTCGGGCTCGCCGGCCTGCTCGGCTCCGGCCGCACCGAGACGGCGCGGCTGGTGTTCGGCGCCGAGCGCGCCGACAGCGGCGAGGCGACGATCGACGGCAAGACCATCAAGCTGAATTCGCCGCGCGACGGCGCGGGTCTCGGCTTCGGCTATTGCCCGGAGGAGCGCAAGACCGAGGGCATCGTCGCCGATCTCACCGTGCGCGAGAACATCGTGCTGGCGCTGCAGGCGCGGCGCGGGCTGCACCGGCCGCTGTCGCGGCGCGAGCAGGACGAGATCGCGATGCGCTACATCCGCATGCTCGACATCCGGCCGCCGGATCCGGAGCGGCCGATCGGGCTGCTGTCGGGCGGCAACCAGCAGAAGGCGCTGCTGGCGCGTTGGCTCGCGACCTCGCCGAAGCTGCTGGTGCTCGACGAGCCCACGCGCGGCATCGACGTCGGGGCGCATGCCGAGATCATCCGTCTCGTCCGCGAGCTGTGCGAGCAGGGCCTGGCGCTGCTCGTGATCTCCTCCGAGCTCGATGAGATCGTGACCTACTCGAACCGCGTCGTCGTGCTGCGGGACCGCGCGCATGTCGAGGAGCTGAAGGGCGACGCGGTCGAGGTCTCGAGCATTCTCGCGGCGATCGCCGCCGACACCGCGCCGGCGCAAGAGGCCGCATCATGA
- a CDS encoding ABC transporter permease, translated as MTLRIPRRGMAQALALIVILMIDRLVSPQFFNLHLQDGRLFGSVIDVLNRGTPVALLSLGMVLVIATGGIDLSVGAVMAIAGATAASLADTHSLPVVIASALAVGLACGLWNGILVAVLRIQPIVATLILMVAGRGIAQLITEGRIVTFTSPDLVWMGNGAVLGLPTPVVIALGMLLVTAAVVRGSALGLLIEATGGNARASELSGVGTRAMILSVYVWCGLCASLAGVIAAADIMGADANNAGLWLELDAILAVVIGGTSLFGGRFSLVLAVAGALIIQAMNTGILLSGYPPELNLLVKAVVVLAVLLAQSPRLGDLSRFTARWRRTKP; from the coding sequence ATGACGCTCCGCATTCCCCGCCGCGGCATGGCGCAGGCGCTGGCGCTGATCGTCATCCTGATGATCGATCGCCTGGTGTCGCCGCAGTTCTTCAACCTGCATCTGCAGGACGGGCGGCTGTTCGGCAGCGTGATCGACGTGCTCAACCGCGGCACCCCCGTGGCGCTGCTGTCGCTCGGCATGGTGCTGGTGATCGCCACCGGCGGCATCGATCTCTCGGTCGGCGCGGTCATGGCGATCGCGGGCGCCACTGCGGCCAGCCTCGCCGATACTCATTCCTTGCCGGTGGTGATTGCCTCCGCGCTCGCCGTCGGCCTTGCCTGCGGCTTGTGGAACGGCATCCTCGTCGCCGTGCTGCGCATCCAGCCGATCGTCGCCACCCTGATCCTGATGGTCGCGGGCCGCGGCATCGCGCAGCTGATCACCGAGGGCCGCATCGTCACCTTCACCTCGCCTGATCTCGTCTGGATGGGCAACGGCGCCGTCCTCGGCCTGCCGACCCCGGTGGTGATCGCCCTGGGCATGCTGCTGGTGACGGCCGCGGTCGTACGCGGCAGCGCGCTCGGCCTGCTGATCGAGGCGACCGGCGGCAACGCCCGCGCCAGCGAGCTGTCGGGTGTCGGCACCCGCGCCATGATCCTGTCGGTCTATGTCTGGTGCGGCCTGTGCGCGTCGCTCGCCGGCGTGATCGCCGCGGCGGACATCATGGGCGCCGATGCCAACAACGCCGGGCTCTGGCTGGAGCTCGACGCCATCCTCGCGGTCGTGATCGGCGGCACCTCGCTGTTCGGCGGCCGCTTCAGCCTGGTGCTGGCGGTGGCCGGCGCGTTGATCATCCAGGCCATGAACACCGGCATTCTGCTCTCCGGCTATCCGCCGGAGCTCAATCTGCTGGTCAAGGCCGTCGTCGTGCTCGCCGTGCTGCTGGCGCAGTCGCCGCGGCTCGGCGATCTCTCGCGCTTCACCGCGCGCTGGCGGAGGACCAAGCCATGA
- the yjfF gene encoding galactofuranose ABC transporter, permease protein YjfF: protein MKASTPVAITAFVLVAGFALCALQFPNIASTRVVANLLTDNAFLGIVAAGMTFVIISGGIDLSVGSVIGFTTVFVALAVERWGIPPFAAFALVLVLCALFGAAMGAVIHVFELPPFIVTLAGMFLARGVSFLLSTESIPITAPIYSAVSDFAIRLPGGGRLTAIAIAMLVILVLCALLLHLTRFGANVYALGGSRAATALMGIPVGPMTIRIYMLSSVLAGLAGMVFSFYTAAGYSLSAVGVELDTIAAVVIGGTLLTGGQGSVIGTFLGVLIQGMIQTYINFDGTLSSWWTKIATGVLLFVFIALQQGLMALARRSSLKPAGTRLAEARPAGAPT, encoded by the coding sequence ATGAAGGCGTCGACCCCGGTTGCGATCACCGCCTTCGTGCTGGTCGCCGGCTTCGCGCTGTGCGCGCTGCAATTCCCGAATATCGCCTCGACCCGGGTGGTGGCCAATCTGCTCACCGACAACGCCTTCCTCGGCATCGTCGCGGCCGGCATGACCTTCGTCATCATTTCCGGCGGCATCGATCTCTCGGTCGGCTCGGTGATCGGCTTCACCACCGTGTTCGTGGCGCTGGCCGTCGAGCGCTGGGGCATTCCGCCGTTCGCGGCGTTTGCGCTGGTGCTCGTTCTGTGCGCGCTGTTTGGCGCCGCCATGGGCGCCGTGATCCACGTCTTCGAGCTGCCGCCGTTCATCGTCACGCTCGCCGGCATGTTCCTCGCGCGTGGCGTCAGCTTCCTGCTCTCGACCGAGTCGATCCCGATCACCGCGCCGATCTACAGCGCTGTTTCGGATTTTGCGATCCGGCTGCCCGGCGGCGGGCGGCTCACCGCGATCGCGATCGCGATGCTCGTCATCCTGGTGCTCTGCGCACTGCTGCTGCACCTGACGCGGTTCGGCGCCAACGTCTATGCCCTCGGCGGCAGCCGTGCTGCCACCGCACTGATGGGCATCCCCGTCGGGCCGATGACCATCCGGATCTATATGTTGTCCAGCGTGCTTGCGGGCCTCGCGGGCATGGTCTTCTCCTTCTATACCGCTGCCGGATATTCGCTGTCGGCTGTCGGCGTCGAACTCGACACGATCGCGGCGGTCGTGATCGGCGGAACCTTATTGACGGGCGGGCAAGGCTCCGTCATCGGTACCTTCCTTGGCGTCCTGATCCAGGGCATGATCCAGACCTACATCAATTTCGACGGGACGCTGTCGAGCTGGTGGACCAAGATCGCGACGGGGGTTCTGTTGTTCGTCTTCATTGCGCTGCAGCAAGGTCTGATGGCGCTCGCGCGCCGCTCGTCGCTTAAACCGGCAGGGACCAGGCTTGCGGAGGCCAGGCCGGCCGGGGCGCCGACATGA
- a CDS encoding FadR/GntR family transcriptional regulator: protein MTSPHIVSIPTRRAHSNHAEVARSIGIDIISGRLGEGARLPGDAELTATFGVSRPVLRESVKTLVAKGLLSTKARVGTVVRERAAWNMFDPDVLAWHLDAGIDKRFLADLAEIRLAIEPRAAALAAERRSEDDIAAMRKAMAQMEREPSTSVAFAEADLALHIAVANASGNPFMRSIGAVIEAALRASFVLSAPVEIADRDTVLVWHQRIIDAIADGNPEGASEAMIEVIYNGRRRHAQSAARTDQE from the coding sequence ATGACGTCGCCGCATATCGTCTCGATTCCGACCCGACGCGCCCATTCCAACCACGCCGAGGTCGCCCGCAGCATCGGTATCGACATCATCTCGGGCCGCCTCGGCGAGGGGGCGCGTCTGCCGGGCGATGCCGAGCTGACGGCGACGTTCGGCGTCTCCAGGCCGGTGCTGCGTGAGAGCGTGAAGACGCTGGTCGCGAAGGGGCTGCTTTCAACCAAGGCGCGCGTCGGCACCGTGGTGCGCGAGCGCGCGGCCTGGAACATGTTCGATCCGGACGTGCTGGCGTGGCATCTCGACGCGGGAATCGACAAGCGCTTCCTCGCGGACCTTGCGGAGATCCGGCTGGCCATCGAGCCGCGCGCCGCCGCGCTGGCGGCTGAACGGCGCAGCGAGGACGACATTGCCGCGATGCGCAAGGCGATGGCGCAGATGGAGCGCGAGCCGTCGACCTCGGTGGCCTTTGCTGAAGCCGATCTGGCGCTGCACATCGCGGTCGCCAACGCCTCCGGCAATCCCTTCATGCGCTCGATCGGCGCGGTCATCGAGGCCGCGCTGCGCGCCTCCTTCGTGCTCAGCGCGCCGGTCGAGATCGCCGATCGCGACACCGTTCTGGTCTGGCACCAGCGCATCATCGATGCGATCGCCGACGGCAATCCCGAGGGCGCCTCGGAAGCCATGATCGAAGTCATCTATAACGGCCGGCGGCGTCATGCGCAGTCGGCTGCACGAACGGACCAGGAATGA
- a CDS encoding IlvD/Edd family dehydratase yields MSNDKSDKQLRSQAWFGRQDKMGFYYRSFLKNSGTPQDRFEGRPVIGICNTWSELTPCNAHFRVIAEHVRQGVLDAGGYPLEFPVSSLGEVTMRPTAMLFRNLASMDVEEAIRAHPLDGVVLLMGCDKTTPALLMGAASADLPAIGVSGGPQLRGVYRGQIIGSGTNIISMSEQLRAGEITLKEFHEAEAGMNRSAGSCMTMGTASTMASMVEALGIGLPENAAIPAADARRNLLARMAGRRIVEMVNEDLKPSDILTRQAFENAIRTLAAIGGSTNAVVHLLAIAGRVGVELSLDDFDRLCRDVHCLVDLMPSGRFLMEDFYYAGGLPAVLRALGERGLLHKDARTVNGKTLWENVSEAPNYNAEVITPFETPFKTEAGIAILTGNLAPNGAVIKPSAASPELMNHTGRAVVFESVEEMHDAVDDDTLDIDASCIMVLKNCGPKGYPGMAEVGNMPLPAKVLRQGVRDMIRISDARMSGTAYGTVVLHVAPEATVGGPLALVKNGDMITLDVPGRRLHLHVSDEELAARRAAWTPPKPHAERGYQKLYIDHVLQADRGVDFDFLVGRTGSPVPRDNH; encoded by the coding sequence ATGAGCAACGACAAGTCAGACAAGCAGCTGCGCAGCCAGGCGTGGTTCGGCCGCCAGGACAAGATGGGCTTCTATTATCGCTCGTTCCTCAAGAACAGCGGCACGCCGCAGGATCGATTCGAAGGCCGTCCGGTCATCGGCATCTGCAACACCTGGTCGGAGCTGACGCCCTGCAACGCGCATTTCCGTGTCATCGCCGAGCACGTCCGCCAGGGCGTGCTCGATGCCGGCGGGTACCCACTCGAATTCCCGGTCTCCTCGCTCGGCGAGGTGACGATGCGCCCGACCGCGATGCTGTTCCGCAACCTCGCCTCGATGGATGTCGAGGAGGCGATCCGCGCGCATCCGCTGGACGGCGTCGTGCTGTTGATGGGCTGTGACAAGACCACGCCGGCGCTGTTGATGGGCGCGGCCTCGGCCGACCTGCCGGCGATCGGCGTCTCCGGCGGGCCGCAGTTGCGCGGCGTTTATCGCGGCCAGATCATCGGCTCCGGCACCAACATCATCTCGATGAGCGAGCAACTGCGCGCCGGCGAGATCACCTTGAAGGAATTCCACGAGGCCGAGGCCGGCATGAACCGCTCCGCTGGCAGCTGCATGACCATGGGCACGGCCTCGACGATGGCCTCGATGGTCGAGGCGCTCGGCATCGGCCTGCCGGAGAATGCCGCGATTCCCGCCGCCGACGCGCGCCGCAACCTGCTCGCGCGCATGGCCGGCCGGCGCATTGTCGAGATGGTTAACGAAGACCTCAAGCCGTCGGACATTCTCACCCGCCAAGCATTCGAGAATGCGATCCGCACGCTGGCCGCGATCGGCGGCTCGACCAATGCGGTCGTGCACCTGCTCGCAATCGCGGGCCGCGTCGGCGTCGAGCTTTCGCTGGACGATTTCGACCGGCTGTGCCGCGACGTGCACTGCCTCGTCGATCTGATGCCGTCGGGCCGCTTCCTGATGGAGGATTTCTACTACGCCGGCGGTCTGCCGGCGGTGCTGCGCGCGCTCGGCGAGCGCGGCCTGCTGCACAAGGACGCGCGCACGGTCAACGGCAAGACGCTGTGGGAGAACGTCTCCGAAGCGCCGAACTACAATGCCGAGGTGATCACGCCGTTCGAGACGCCGTTCAAGACCGAGGCCGGCATCGCGATCCTCACCGGCAACCTCGCGCCGAACGGCGCGGTCATCAAGCCGTCGGCGGCCTCGCCGGAGCTGATGAACCACACGGGACGCGCGGTGGTGTTCGAGAGCGTCGAGGAGATGCATGACGCTGTTGACGACGACACTCTCGACATCGACGCCTCCTGCATCATGGTGCTGAAGAACTGCGGGCCGAAGGGCTATCCGGGCATGGCCGAGGTCGGCAACATGCCGCTGCCTGCAAAAGTGCTGCGCCAGGGTGTGCGCGACATGATCCGCATTTCAGACGCGCGGATGTCCGGCACTGCCTACGGGACGGTGGTGCTGCATGTCGCACCGGAGGCCACCGTCGGCGGACCGCTGGCGCTGGTGAAGAACGGCGACATGATCACGCTCGACGTGCCCGGCCGTCGGCTGCATCTGCATGTCAGCGACGAGGAGCTGGCCGCGCGCCGCGCCGCCTGGACGCCGCCGAAGCCGCACGCGGAGCGGGGCTATCAGAAGCTCTACATCGATCACGTGCTGCAGGCCGATCGCGGCGTGGATTTCGACTTCCTGGTCGGCCGCACCGGCTCGCCGGTGCCGCGCGACAATCACTAA
- a CDS encoding dihydrodipicolinate synthase family protein, with protein sequence MTASSRKLYKGVFPVAPTIFDADGRLDLEGQKRAIDFMIDAGSHGICILANFSEQFVLTDDERDLVMTTVLEHVAGRVPVIVTTTHFSTFVCAERSRRAQDKGAAMVMVMPPYHGATFRVPDSSIYEFYRGVSDAISIPIMVQDAPVAGTPLSVPLLARMAKEIENLAYFKIEVPRAADKLRALIEAGGADIQGPWDGEEAITLMADLDAGATGAMTGGGYPDGIRKIIDPYFAGDRDAAAAAYERWLPLINYENRQCGLATCKILMKEGGVIKHDTLRSPQPPIHPATQKGLIEIARRLDPLVLRWGR encoded by the coding sequence ATGACCGCTTCATCCAGAAAGCTTTACAAGGGCGTCTTCCCGGTCGCGCCGACCATCTTCGACGCCGACGGCCGTCTCGACCTCGAGGGCCAGAAGCGCGCGATCGACTTCATGATCGATGCCGGTTCGCACGGCATCTGCATCCTCGCGAATTTCTCCGAGCAGTTCGTGCTGACCGACGACGAGCGCGATCTCGTCATGACGACGGTGCTGGAGCATGTCGCCGGCCGCGTGCCGGTGATCGTCACCACCACGCATTTCTCGACCTTCGTCTGTGCCGAGCGCTCGCGCCGCGCGCAGGACAAGGGCGCCGCGATGGTCATGGTGATGCCGCCCTATCACGGCGCCACCTTCCGCGTGCCCGACAGCTCGATCTACGAGTTCTATCGCGGCGTGTCGGATGCGATCTCGATCCCGATCATGGTGCAGGACGCGCCGGTCGCGGGCACCCCGCTGTCGGTGCCGCTGCTCGCGCGCATGGCCAAGGAGATCGAGAACCTCGCTTATTTCAAGATCGAGGTGCCGCGCGCCGCCGACAAGCTGCGCGCGCTGATCGAGGCGGGCGGCGCTGACATCCAGGGCCCGTGGGACGGCGAGGAGGCGATCACCCTGATGGCCGATCTCGATGCCGGCGCGACCGGCGCGATGACCGGCGGCGGCTATCCCGACGGCATCAGAAAGATCATCGATCCCTATTTCGCAGGCGATCGCGACGCTGCTGCCGCGGCCTATGAGCGCTGGCTGCCGCTGATCAACTACGAGAACCGGCAGTGCGGGCTTGCGACCTGCAAGATCCTGATGAAGGAGGGCGGCGTGATCAAGCACGACACGCTGCGCAGCCCCCAGCCGCCGATCCACCCGGCCACCCAAAAGGGCCTGATCGAGATCGCGCGCCGGCTCGACCCGCTCGTGCTGCGCTGGGGACGCTGA
- a CDS encoding Gfo/Idh/MocA family protein — protein MSELRVAIVGFGKIARDQHVPAIAATEGVTLTAVASRNASLPGLPHFGSIEELLRDGPEIDAVSLCTPPQVRRAQALVALEAGKHVMLEKPPGAAVSELDPLIALAANKQRTLFATWHSRYAPAVEPAREWLASREIRSVRIDWKEDVRVWHPGQAWIWEPGGLGVFDPGINALSILTRILPEPVFVTEAELAFPSNCQAPIAANLSMSTASDLPIAAEFDFRQTGPQSWDIRIETDAGQLKLSLGGARMSADDQVMVDEKEREYPGLYHRFVELTKSGTSDVDLAPLRLVADAFLLGRRAVVEPFED, from the coding sequence ATGAGCGAGCTTCGTGTCGCCATCGTCGGCTTCGGCAAGATCGCCAGGGATCAGCACGTGCCGGCAATCGCCGCCACCGAGGGCGTGACCCTGACGGCGGTGGCGAGCCGCAACGCGTCGCTGCCCGGCCTGCCGCATTTCGGCTCGATCGAGGAACTGTTGCGCGACGGGCCGGAGATCGACGCGGTCTCGCTGTGCACGCCGCCGCAGGTGCGCCGCGCCCAGGCATTGGTCGCGCTCGAGGCCGGCAAGCATGTGATGCTGGAGAAGCCGCCGGGCGCCGCCGTGAGCGAGCTCGATCCGCTGATCGCGCTGGCCGCCAACAAGCAGCGCACGTTGTTCGCGACCTGGCATTCGCGCTACGCGCCGGCCGTCGAGCCTGCGCGCGAATGGTTGGCTTCGCGCGAGATCCGCAGCGTGCGGATCGACTGGAAGGAAGACGTCCGCGTCTGGCATCCCGGGCAGGCCTGGATCTGGGAGCCGGGCGGGCTCGGCGTGTTCGATCCCGGCATCAACGCTCTGTCGATCCTGACGCGCATCCTGCCCGAGCCGGTGTTCGTCACCGAGGCCGAGTTGGCGTTCCCGTCGAACTGCCAGGCGCCGATCGCGGCCAATTTGTCGATGTCCACGGCCAGCGATCTGCCGATCGCGGCCGAGTTCGACTTCCGCCAGACCGGGCCGCAGAGCTGGGACATCCGCATCGAGACCGACGCCGGTCAGCTCAAGCTCTCGCTCGGCGGCGCGCGCATGTCGGCCGACGACCAGGTGATGGTCGACGAAAAGGAGCGTGAATATCCTGGCCTGTATCATCGCTTCGTCGAGCTGACGAAGAGCGGGACAAGCGACGTGGATCTCGCGCCGCTGCGGCTCGTGGCCGACGCCTTCCTGCTCGGCCGCCGCGCGGTCGTCGAGCCGTTCGAGGACTGA
- a CDS encoding aldose epimerase family protein produces MAEADISRDVFGSLPDGREVERVTLRGAGGFEARIITFGAALQTLLVPDAQGTVDDVVLGHDDLLSYVKLRKFFGATVGRYANRIAKARFMLDGEEIRLDANNGPHALHGGPDGFDRKLWQIVAIDDGPQPSVTMLYVSADGEANYPGRLDVRVTYRLTGPTELAISFSARTTRTTVVNLTNHSFFNLDGLAAGTDILDHRLTLAADHYLAIDETAIPLEGPPQSVIGTPFDFREAHPVGARIRADDAQIKCGRGYDHNFCLRAGEGVRLAARVESPRSGRVMELLTDQPGLQIYSGNYIDATVSGKGRVYRQSDAICLEPQVWPDSPNRPDFPSARLSPEDVYRHETVYRFSTAGAAA; encoded by the coding sequence ATGGCGGAGGCAGATATCTCCAGGGATGTGTTTGGCAGCCTGCCCGACGGCCGAGAGGTCGAGCGCGTCACCTTGCGGGGCGCCGGCGGCTTCGAGGCGCGGATCATCACGTTCGGTGCGGCGCTGCAGACCCTCCTGGTGCCGGACGCGCAAGGTACCGTCGACGACGTCGTGCTCGGCCACGACGATCTGCTGAGCTACGTCAAGCTGCGGAAGTTCTTCGGCGCGACGGTCGGACGCTACGCCAACCGGATCGCCAAGGCGCGCTTTATGCTCGACGGCGAGGAGATCCGCCTCGACGCCAACAATGGTCCCCACGCCTTGCATGGCGGCCCCGATGGCTTCGACCGCAAGCTCTGGCAGATCGTCGCCATCGACGACGGTCCACAGCCCTCCGTCACGATGCTTTACGTCAGCGCCGACGGCGAGGCCAACTATCCCGGGCGGCTCGACGTCCGCGTCACCTATCGGCTGACCGGTCCGACCGAACTGGCCATCAGCTTCAGCGCCCGGACGACCCGCACGACGGTCGTCAACCTGACCAATCACAGCTTCTTCAATCTCGACGGCCTGGCCGCGGGCACCGACATTCTCGACCATCGTCTGACGCTCGCGGCCGACCACTATCTCGCGATCGACGAGACCGCGATCCCGCTGGAGGGACCACCGCAATCCGTGATCGGCACGCCGTTCGACTTTCGCGAGGCCCATCCGGTCGGCGCGCGAATCCGTGCCGATGACGCGCAGATCAAGTGCGGCCGCGGCTACGACCACAATTTCTGTCTGCGAGCCGGCGAGGGCGTCCGCCTGGCGGCGCGGGTGGAGTCGCCACGCTCTGGACGGGTCATGGAGCTGCTCACGGATCAGCCCGGCCTGCAGATCTATTCCGGCAACTACATCGACGCGACCGTCAGCGGCAAGGGACGCGTCTATCGCCAGTCCGACGCGATCTGTCTGGAGCCGCAGGTGTGGCCGGACAGCCCGAACCGGCCGGACTTCCCGAGCGCGCGGCTTTCGCCGGAGGACGTCTATCGGCACGAGACGGTCTATCGCTTCTCGACCGCGGGAGCGGCCGCATGA